A window from Streptomyces sp. NBC_00299 encodes these proteins:
- the ybeY gene encoding rRNA maturation RNase YbeY: MSIDVNNESGTEVDEQAILDIARYALARMRIHPLSELSVIVVDADAMEQLHIQWMDLPGPTDVMSFPMDELRPPSKDDDEPPQGLLGDIVLCPEVAAKQGTEAPTQHSMDEELQLLTVHGVLHLLGYDHEEPDEKAEMFGLQAAIVDGWRTEKGMTGPSPAPTVS, from the coding sequence ATGTCGATCGACGTCAACAACGAGTCCGGAACCGAGGTCGACGAGCAGGCGATCCTCGACATCGCCCGCTACGCACTCGCGCGGATGCGCATCCACCCGCTCTCCGAGCTCTCGGTGATCGTCGTGGACGCCGACGCCATGGAGCAGTTGCACATCCAGTGGATGGACCTGCCCGGCCCGACGGATGTCATGTCCTTCCCGATGGACGAGCTGCGGCCGCCCTCGAAGGACGACGACGAGCCGCCGCAGGGGCTTCTCGGTGACATCGTGCTGTGCCCCGAAGTCGCCGCGAAGCAGGGGACCGAGGCACCCACGCAGCACTCCATGGACGAGGAGCTCCAGTTGCTCACCGTCCATGGCGTGCTGCACCTGCTCGGGTACGACCACGAGGAGCCCGACGAGAAGGCCGAGATGTTCGGTCTGCAGGCCGCCATCGTGGACGGCTGGCGCACGGAGAAGGGCATGACCGGCCCCTCCCCGGCCCCGACCGTGTCATGA
- a CDS encoding PhoH family protein, with the protein MTQTPTAHTPAQGQARAQFTVPAQHPMVTVLGSGDSLLRVIEKAFPAADIHVRGNEISAVGDAAEVALIQRLFDEMMLVLRTGQPMTEDAVERSIAMLRASENGEGPEETPAEVLTQNILSSRGRTIRPKTLNQKRYVDAIDKHTIVFGIGPAGTGKTYLAMAKAVQALQSKQVNRIILTRPAVEAGERLGFLPGTLYEKIDPYLRPLYDALHDMLDPDSIPRLMAAGTIEVAPLAYMRGRTLNDAFIILDEAQNTSPEQMKMFLTRLGFESKIVITGDVTQVDLPDGTKSGLRQVQDILDGVDDVHFSRLSSQDVVRHKLVGRIVDAYEKFDNTHGTQNGTHKGRGGKAGHKGK; encoded by the coding sequence ATGACTCAGACACCCACAGCTCACACACCCGCGCAGGGGCAGGCGAGAGCACAGTTCACCGTCCCCGCCCAGCACCCCATGGTGACCGTGCTGGGGTCCGGCGACTCCCTGCTGCGCGTGATCGAGAAGGCCTTCCCGGCGGCCGACATCCACGTCCGGGGCAATGAGATCAGCGCGGTCGGCGATGCCGCTGAAGTCGCCCTCATCCAGCGCCTGTTCGACGAGATGATGCTGGTGCTCCGCACCGGACAGCCGATGACGGAGGACGCAGTGGAACGCTCGATCGCCATGCTCAGAGCGAGTGAGAACGGCGAGGGCCCGGAGGAGACCCCGGCCGAGGTCCTCACCCAGAACATCCTCTCCTCGCGCGGCCGCACGATCCGCCCCAAGACCCTCAACCAGAAGCGGTACGTCGACGCGATCGACAAGCACACGATCGTCTTCGGCATCGGCCCCGCCGGTACCGGCAAGACCTACCTCGCCATGGCGAAGGCGGTGCAGGCCCTGCAGTCCAAGCAGGTCAACCGCATCATCCTGACCCGGCCGGCGGTCGAGGCGGGCGAGCGGCTCGGCTTCCTGCCGGGCACGCTGTACGAGAAGATCGACCCGTACCTGCGTCCGCTGTACGACGCGCTGCACGACATGCTCGACCCCGACTCCATCCCCCGGCTCATGGCCGCCGGGACCATCGAGGTCGCCCCGCTCGCGTACATGCGCGGTCGTACGCTCAACGACGCCTTCATCATCCTCGACGAGGCCCAGAACACCTCGCCCGAGCAGATGAAGATGTTCCTCACCCGTCTCGGCTTCGAGTCGAAGATCGTCATCACCGGTGACGTGACCCAGGTCGACCTCCCGGACGGCACCAAGTCCGGTCTGCGGCAGGTGCAGGACATCCTGGACGGCGTCGACGACGTGCACTTCTCCCGGCTGTCGTCCCAGGATGTCGTCCGGCACAAGCTGGTCGGCCGTATCGTCGACGCGTACGAGAAGTTCGACAACACGCACGGCACCCAGAACGGCACGCACAAGGGCCGCGGCGGCAAGGCCGGGCACAAGGGGAAGTAG
- the era gene encoding GTPase Era, which translates to MGAMSVRSQSSEPSEAPHRAGFACFVGRPNAGKSTLTNALVGQKVAITANQPQTTRHTVRGIVHREDAQLILVDTPGLHKPRTLLGERLNDIVRTTWAEVDVIGFCLPANEKLGPGDRFIAKELASIKKTPKIAIVTKTDLVDSKTLAEQLIAIDQLGKELGFEWAEIVPVSAVGDQQVGLLADLIVPLLPEGPALYPEGDLTDEPEQVMIAELIREAALEGVRDELPHSIAVVVEEMLPREDRPADKPLLDIHAFVYIERPSQKGIIIGPKGKRLKDVGIKSRKQIEALLGTPVFLDLHVKVAKDWQRDPRQLRKLGF; encoded by the coding sequence ATGGGCGCCATGAGCGTTCGCAGCCAGTCATCCGAGCCGTCCGAGGCCCCCCACCGCGCCGGCTTCGCCTGCTTCGTGGGCCGTCCCAACGCGGGCAAGTCCACCCTTACGAACGCTCTGGTCGGCCAGAAGGTGGCGATCACCGCCAACCAGCCCCAGACGACGCGGCACACGGTACGCGGGATCGTGCACCGGGAGGACGCCCAGCTGATCCTGGTCGACACCCCTGGGCTGCACAAGCCGCGCACGCTGCTCGGCGAGCGCCTCAACGACATCGTCCGTACGACCTGGGCCGAGGTCGACGTGATCGGCTTCTGTCTGCCGGCGAACGAGAAGCTCGGCCCCGGTGACCGTTTCATCGCGAAGGAGCTGGCGTCGATCAAGAAGACGCCGAAGATCGCGATCGTCACGAAGACCGACCTCGTGGACAGCAAGACGCTGGCCGAACAGCTCATCGCGATCGACCAGCTCGGCAAGGAGCTCGGCTTCGAGTGGGCCGAGATCGTCCCCGTCTCCGCGGTCGGTGACCAGCAGGTGGGCCTGCTGGCCGACCTGATCGTCCCGCTCCTGCCGGAGGGGCCGGCGCTCTACCCCGAGGGCGACCTCACCGACGAGCCCGAGCAGGTCATGATCGCGGAGCTGATCCGCGAGGCCGCGCTGGAGGGCGTCCGGGACGAGCTGCCCCACTCCATCGCGGTCGTGGTGGAGGAGATGCTCCCCCGCGAGGACCGCCCCGCCGACAAGCCGCTCCTCGACATCCACGCCTTCGTCTACATCGAGCGCCCCAGCCAGAAGGGCATCATCATCGGCCCCAAGGGCAAGCGCCTCAAGGACGTCGGCATCAAGTCCCGCAAGCAGATCGAGGCCCTGCTGGGGACGCCGGTGTTCCTGGACCTGCACGTGAAGGTCGCGAAGGACTGGCAGCGCGACCCGCGCCAGCTGCGGAAGCTGGGTTTCTGA
- a CDS encoding ammonium transporter — protein MTLAAASVDTGDTAWLLAATALVLLMTPGLALFYGGMVRTKSVLNMLMMSLVSIALVTVVWLVCGYSLAFGEDTLGGLIGGLDHAGMAGLGPDSVQGTVPTVLFATFQLTFAIITAALISGAIADRAKFGAWVVFVPVWALLVYVPVAHWTWGPGGWILDRLGALDFAGGLPVEITSGASGLALALVLGPRLGFKKDAMRPHNLPMVVIGAGLLWFGWFGFNAGSALGANGLAAAAFLNTLAAGCTGLLGWLFVEQKRDGHPTTLGAASGAVAGLVAITPSCGSVSLLGALVIGLAAGVVCSYAVGWKFKFDYDDSLDVVGVHLVGGVIGTLLIGVFATATMTGGAEGLLYGGGLAQLGKQAVAIVAVGAYAFLATYGIAKLIDKVLGFRASEEQEHTGLDLTVHAETAYDHGVLGHGAPVTASLASSVSSSLPAAQKVKKQA, from the coding sequence GTGACCCTCGCCGCCGCAAGCGTCGACACCGGCGACACCGCCTGGCTGCTCGCCGCCACCGCCCTCGTCCTGCTGATGACCCCGGGCCTGGCCCTCTTCTACGGCGGCATGGTCCGCACGAAGAGCGTCCTGAACATGCTGATGATGAGCCTCGTGTCCATCGCCCTGGTCACCGTCGTCTGGCTGGTCTGCGGCTACTCGCTCGCGTTCGGGGAGGACACCCTCGGCGGCCTCATCGGCGGGCTCGACCACGCCGGTATGGCCGGGCTCGGACCGGACAGCGTCCAGGGGACCGTCCCCACCGTCCTCTTCGCCACCTTCCAGCTCACCTTCGCGATCATCACGGCCGCGCTGATCAGCGGCGCGATCGCGGACCGGGCGAAGTTCGGGGCGTGGGTCGTGTTCGTGCCGGTGTGGGCGCTGCTCGTATACGTTCCCGTGGCCCACTGGACCTGGGGCCCCGGCGGCTGGATCCTCGACCGGCTCGGCGCCCTCGACTTCGCCGGCGGCCTCCCCGTCGAGATCACCTCCGGCGCCTCCGGCCTCGCGCTGGCTCTGGTCCTGGGTCCGCGGCTCGGGTTCAAGAAGGACGCCATGCGGCCGCACAACCTGCCGATGGTCGTGATCGGCGCCGGTCTCCTGTGGTTCGGCTGGTTCGGGTTCAACGCCGGCTCCGCCCTCGGCGCCAACGGCCTCGCGGCCGCCGCCTTCCTCAACACCCTCGCCGCCGGCTGCACCGGCCTGCTCGGCTGGCTCTTCGTCGAGCAGAAGCGCGACGGTCACCCGACGACGCTGGGCGCGGCCTCCGGCGCGGTCGCCGGACTGGTGGCCATCACGCCCTCCTGCGGCTCGGTCTCGCTGCTCGGCGCGCTCGTCATCGGCCTCGCCGCCGGCGTCGTCTGCTCGTACGCCGTCGGCTGGAAGTTCAAGTTCGACTACGACGACTCCCTGGACGTCGTCGGTGTCCACCTCGTCGGCGGTGTCATCGGCACCCTGCTGATCGGCGTCTTCGCGACGGCGACGATGACCGGCGGGGCCGAGGGCCTCCTCTACGGCGGCGGACTCGCGCAGCTCGGCAAGCAGGCGGTGGCGATCGTGGCCGTGGGCGCGTACGCCTTCCTCGCCACCTACGGCATCGCCAAGCTGATCGACAAGGTGCTGGGCTTCCGGGCGAGCGAGGAGCAGGAGCACACCGGCCTGGACCTTACGGTGCACGCCGAGACCGCCTACGATCACGGGGTCCTGGGGCACGGCGCCCCGGTCACGGCGTCCCTCGCCTCGTCCGTCTCCTCCTCCCTCCCCGCCGCGCAGAAGGTCAAGAAGCAGGCATGA
- a CDS encoding P-II family nitrogen regulator — protein sequence MKLITAIVKPYRLDEVKTALQELGVHGLTVTEASGYGRQRGHTEVYRGAEYQVDLVPKVRIEVVVEDALSEDVIDAIVKAAHTGKIGDGKVWALPVETVVRVRTGERGPDAL from the coding sequence ATGAAGCTGATCACCGCGATCGTCAAGCCGTACCGGCTCGACGAGGTCAAGACCGCCCTCCAGGAACTCGGCGTGCACGGCCTGACCGTGACCGAGGCGAGCGGGTACGGCCGGCAGCGCGGCCACACCGAGGTGTACCGGGGCGCGGAGTACCAGGTCGACCTGGTGCCGAAGGTCCGCATCGAGGTCGTCGTCGAGGACGCGCTGTCCGAGGACGTCATCGACGCCATCGTGAAGGCCGCACACACCGGCAAGATCGGCGACGGCAAGGTCTGGGCGCTGCCGGTCGAGACGGTCGTACGGGTACGGACGGGCGAACGCGGCCCCGACGCGCTGTGA
- a CDS encoding helix-turn-helix transcriptional regulator — protein sequence MNRAELADFLRRGRARLTPSDVGLTPGTRRRTPGLRREEVAQLAGMSVDYYTRLEQSRGPRPSRQMLTALARALRLTAVESDHLFHLAGEEPPRRETTSAHVRPGLLLILDRLHDTPAQVVNDCGEVLAQNAMARALIGDVMSRPRRERNLARLYFLDPAARSLFPQEDLAGHARAHVATLRAVAAARPDDPEPAALVAELRSSSEEFARLWEEHEVSQRNRATKRFLHPVVGLLELDCEVMVSHEHHHLLVVHSARPGTEAHERLQLLRVVGLQDMSPSTA from the coding sequence GTGAACCGAGCCGAACTCGCCGACTTCCTGCGCCGTGGCCGCGCCCGGCTGACCCCGTCGGACGTGGGTCTGACCCCGGGCACCCGGCGCCGCACACCGGGCCTGCGCCGCGAGGAGGTGGCGCAGCTGGCGGGGATGTCGGTGGACTACTACACCCGGCTGGAACAGTCCCGTGGCCCGCGCCCGTCCCGCCAGATGCTGACGGCGCTGGCCCGCGCGCTGCGCCTGACCGCCGTCGAGAGCGACCACCTGTTCCACCTGGCCGGCGAGGAGCCACCGCGCCGCGAGACGACGTCGGCGCATGTCCGGCCCGGGCTGCTGCTGATCCTGGACCGGCTGCACGACACGCCGGCCCAGGTGGTGAACGACTGCGGCGAGGTGCTCGCGCAGAACGCGATGGCCCGGGCGCTGATCGGTGATGTGATGTCCCGGCCGCGGCGCGAGCGCAATCTCGCCCGGCTCTACTTCCTGGACCCGGCCGCGCGCTCGCTCTTCCCGCAGGAGGACCTCGCGGGCCACGCGCGCGCCCATGTGGCCACCCTGCGCGCGGTGGCCGCGGCCCGCCCCGACGACCCGGAACCGGCCGCGCTGGTCGCCGAACTCCGGTCGTCCAGCGAGGAGTTCGCCCGGTTATGGGAGGAACACGAGGTGTCGCAGCGCAACCGTGCCACCAAGCGTTTCCTGCACCCGGTGGTCGGCCTCCTGGAACTGGACTGCGAGGTCATGGTCAGTCACGAACACCACCACCTGCTGGTGGTTCACTCGGCACGGCCCGGGACCGAGGCCCACGAGCGACTGCAACTCCTGCGGGTGGTGGGCCTGCAGGACATGTCTCCCAGCACGGCCTGA
- a CDS encoding NAD-dependent epimerase/dehydratase family protein, whose translation MLTLVTGTTGQVGRRFVPRLLAQSRAGEQVRVLVRDEARGEPFAELGAEVVVGDLRDTESLGKAVAGVDAVVNVAASFRGVPDEEAWAVNRDAAVELGRAALAAGVGRFVQVSTGLVYGLGRGRPLTEDDESLPGGAMWGAYPESKAAAERELRGMEGLDVRVARLPFVYGEGDPHLAQSLMWAKNWAATQRLHMGHHADVAQGLLRILHAPGIAGRVYNIADDVPVTAVELHQLNGVEIPAELYTRADPDPWAAITSTERIRRELGYRPLFPSVYAAREAGAL comes from the coding sequence ATGCTGACGTTGGTGACGGGTACGACAGGACAGGTCGGCCGGCGCTTCGTGCCGAGGCTGCTGGCGCAGTCCCGGGCGGGGGAGCAGGTACGGGTGCTGGTGCGGGACGAGGCGCGGGGCGAGCCGTTCGCGGAGCTGGGCGCCGAGGTCGTGGTCGGCGATCTGCGCGACACCGAGTCGCTCGGCAAGGCGGTCGCCGGGGTCGACGCGGTCGTGAACGTCGCGGCCTCCTTCCGCGGGGTCCCCGACGAGGAGGCGTGGGCGGTCAACCGGGACGCGGCCGTGGAGCTGGGGCGTGCGGCGCTGGCTGCCGGGGTGGGGCGCTTTGTGCAGGTCAGCACCGGGCTTGTGTACGGCCTCGGACGCGGCCGTCCGCTGACCGAGGACGACGAGAGTCTGCCCGGCGGGGCGATGTGGGGTGCCTACCCGGAGTCCAAGGCGGCGGCCGAGCGGGAGCTGCGCGGGATGGAGGGGCTCGACGTACGCGTCGCCCGGCTCCCCTTCGTCTACGGCGAGGGCGATCCGCATCTCGCGCAGTCCCTGATGTGGGCCAAGAACTGGGCGGCCACCCAGCGGCTGCACATGGGGCATCACGCGGACGTGGCCCAGGGGCTGCTGCGGATCCTGCATGCGCCGGGGATCGCGGGACGGGTCTACAACATCGCCGACGACGTTCCCGTGACGGCGGTCGAGTTGCATCAGCTCAACGGGGTCGAGATCCCGGCGGAGTTGTACACCCGTGCCGATCCCGATCCGTGGGCCGCGATCACCTCTACGGAGCGGATTCGTAGGGAGCTGGGGTATCGGCCGTTGTTTCCGTCGGTTTATGCCGCGCGGGAGGCCGGAGCGCTGTGA
- a CDS encoding MFS transporter has translation MTSTRSPGALAEPVDRVGRGWTAALSLANVAIWVGWYGPLQILLAQQAEDFAPGTGMSKETLLAWVTGAGAVVSLAANPFFGALSDRTTARWGRRTPWIVAGAAGGALSLLLLAGAGGLWAMAVGWCLVQLTLNASFAAVTAAVPDRVPRLQRGVVGGWLGAAQILGAVVGTGLATAAGGIAAGYAACAVFAVAGVLPYVLRYRDLRLAVTDRPAWSWRSFTRGFWLSPRRYPDFGWAWLTRFLINLSNALVILYLLYYLRDRLHHDDPEQGVLILTAVNSVTLVATVVVGGAWSDRVGRRKPFVMWSGVLMAAATGLLAGWQTWPGAIVVAALLGLGLGVFMSVDFALMTDVLPTARDRGKDLGVINVANALPQVAAPALAAPIVTHLGGYRMLYLVAAAAGLAGAVLVGRIRGVD, from the coding sequence GTGACGTCCACCCGGTCCCCGGGTGCCCTGGCCGAGCCCGTCGACCGAGTCGGCCGGGGCTGGACGGCGGCGCTGTCGCTGGCCAATGTGGCGATCTGGGTGGGCTGGTACGGTCCGTTGCAGATCCTGCTGGCCCAGCAGGCGGAGGACTTCGCACCCGGCACCGGGATGTCGAAGGAGACGCTGCTGGCATGGGTGACCGGCGCGGGCGCGGTCGTGTCGCTGGCGGCGAACCCGTTCTTCGGCGCGCTGTCGGACCGCACGACGGCCCGCTGGGGCCGCCGTACGCCGTGGATCGTGGCCGGCGCGGCGGGCGGCGCGCTGTCGCTGCTGCTGCTCGCCGGGGCGGGCGGGCTGTGGGCGATGGCGGTCGGCTGGTGTCTGGTCCAGCTGACGCTGAACGCGTCCTTCGCGGCGGTGACGGCGGCCGTGCCGGACCGGGTGCCTCGGCTGCAACGGGGCGTGGTCGGCGGCTGGTTGGGGGCTGCGCAGATCCTCGGCGCGGTCGTCGGCACGGGGCTTGCGACGGCGGCGGGCGGGATCGCGGCGGGGTATGCGGCCTGCGCGGTGTTCGCGGTGGCGGGGGTGCTGCCGTACGTCCTGCGGTACCGGGATCTGCGGCTGGCGGTCACGGACCGGCCGGCGTGGTCCTGGCGTTCGTTCACGCGCGGCTTCTGGCTGAGCCCGCGCCGCTACCCCGACTTCGGCTGGGCCTGGCTGACCCGCTTCCTGATCAACCTCAGCAACGCACTGGTGATCCTGTACCTCCTCTACTACCTGCGGGACCGCCTGCACCACGACGACCCCGAGCAGGGCGTCCTGATCCTCACCGCGGTGAACAGCGTGACCCTGGTGGCCACGGTCGTGGTGGGCGGCGCCTGGTCGGACCGGGTGGGCCGCCGCAAGCCGTTCGTGATGTGGTCCGGGGTGCTGATGGCGGCGGCCACGGGCCTGCTGGCAGGCTGGCAGACCTGGCCGGGCGCCATCGTCGTGGCGGCACTGCTGGGCCTGGGCCTCGGGGTGTTCATGTCGGTCGACTTCGCGCTGATGACGGACGTCCTGCCCACGGCGCGGGACCGGGGCAAGGACCTGGGCGTCATCAACGTGGCCAACGCCCTGCCCCAGGTCGCGGCCCCCGCCCTGGCCGCGCCGATCGTCACCCACCTGGGCGGCTACCGGATGCTGTACCTGGTGGCGGCCGCGGCGGGGCTGGCCGGGGCGGTGCTGGTGGGGCGTATCAGGGGCGTCGATTAG
- a CDS encoding GH1 family beta-glucosidase: MIRRMATDARGATNPIPQFPAGFLWGVSTSAHQIEGAADEREPSVWDTFTAEPGRVKDGSTAAVACDHYHRYPQDVALLADLGVDAYRFSISWPRVNAPKGLDFYDRLVDELCAAGVRPVPTLFHWDLPVALDWLERDTAARFAEYAAVVAERLGDRVKKWITLNEPAEHTLLGHALGTHAPGRQLLFDALPVAHHQLLAHGLAVRALRAAGATDIGIANSHGPTWPASQEQADKEAADFYDVLLNRLFADPLLLGRFPDGIGELMPGDVEADLKVIAEPLDFYGVNYYAPTRVGAPQGTEIEFGGISMPAELPFSVREIEGVPTTDFGWPVVPEGLTELLTGFRERYGDRLPPVVITENGCSYEGIDDQERIAYLDGHIRALHRAVEAGVDVRGYFVWSLLDNFEWAEGYARRFGLVHTDYETLTRTPKASYGWLRDVLRAQR, from the coding sequence ATGATCCGGCGCATGGCGACTGATGCGCGCGGCGCGACGAACCCGATACCTCAGTTCCCGGCCGGCTTCCTGTGGGGCGTGTCCACCTCGGCCCATCAGATCGAGGGTGCGGCGGACGAGCGCGAGCCCTCCGTGTGGGACACCTTCACGGCCGAGCCGGGCCGGGTGAAGGACGGCTCCACCGCCGCGGTGGCCTGCGACCACTACCACCGCTACCCGCAGGACGTGGCCCTGCTGGCCGACCTGGGCGTCGACGCGTACCGCTTCTCGATCTCGTGGCCGCGGGTGAACGCGCCGAAGGGCCTCGACTTCTACGACCGTCTGGTGGACGAGCTGTGCGCGGCGGGCGTGCGGCCGGTGCCGACGCTCTTCCACTGGGATCTGCCGGTCGCGCTGGACTGGCTGGAGCGGGACACGGCGGCCCGTTTCGCCGAGTACGCGGCGGTGGTCGCCGAGCGCCTGGGCGACCGGGTGAAGAAGTGGATCACTCTCAACGAGCCCGCCGAGCACACCCTGCTGGGCCACGCCCTCGGCACCCACGCCCCCGGCAGGCAGCTCCTCTTCGACGCCCTCCCCGTCGCCCACCACCAGCTGCTGGCCCACGGTCTCGCCGTACGGGCGCTGCGCGCGGCCGGCGCGACCGACATCGGCATCGCCAACTCGCACGGGCCGACCTGGCCGGCGTCGCAGGAACAGGCGGACAAGGAGGCGGCGGACTTCTACGACGTACTCCTCAACCGGCTGTTCGCGGACCCGCTGCTGCTCGGCCGGTTCCCGGACGGCATCGGCGAGTTGATGCCGGGCGACGTCGAGGCCGACCTGAAGGTCATCGCCGAGCCGCTCGACTTCTACGGCGTCAACTACTACGCGCCGACGCGTGTGGGCGCCCCGCAGGGCACCGAGATCGAGTTCGGCGGGATCAGCATGCCCGCGGAACTGCCCTTCTCCGTACGGGAGATCGAGGGCGTGCCGACGACGGACTTCGGCTGGCCGGTGGTGCCCGAGGGTCTCACCGAACTGCTCACCGGCTTCCGGGAGCGGTACGGCGACCGGCTGCCGCCCGTCGTCATCACCGAGAACGGCTGCAGTTACGAGGGCATCGACGACCAGGAGCGGATCGCCTACCTGGACGGCCACATCCGCGCGCTGCACCGGGCGGTGGAGGCGGGCGTGGACGTGCGCGGGTACTTCGTCTGGTCGCTGCTCGACAACTTCGAGTGGGCCGAGGGGTACGCGCGGCGGTTCGGGCTGGTGCACACGGACTACGAGACGCTCACCAGGACCCCCAAGGCGTCCTACGGCTGGCTGCGGGACGTGCTCCGGGCCCAGAGGTGA
- a CDS encoding protealysin inhibitor emfourin, whose amino-acid sequence MRILVRRTGGFAGIERHAEVDTSGRPDAQEWHALAERAVASGRGTPPVGVPDGFSYQITVDGTTVYCSDPRLTDEQRKLISRVLKEGA is encoded by the coding sequence ATGCGGATTTTGGTACGGCGCACGGGTGGATTCGCGGGCATCGAGCGGCACGCCGAGGTGGACACCTCGGGGCGGCCCGACGCCCAGGAGTGGCACGCCCTGGCCGAGCGCGCGGTCGCGTCCGGCCGGGGCACGCCCCCCGTCGGGGTTCCGGACGGCTTCAGCTACCAGATCACCGTGGACGGCACAACGGTGTACTGCTCGGATCCCCGGCTCACGGACGAACAGCGAAAGCTGATCTCGCGAGTACTGAAGGAGGGGGCCTGA
- a CDS encoding M4 family metallopeptidase: MTTNGGFEPVFCTVVPPHVLDKLARNDDPALSGPARRTLMRDSELRGRRRVTTEFALAAAPAEKAPSDQPLRTIYDAQHRTSLPGTKVRGEGADPGQDATVNRAYSGLGATFELFLKAYARHSIDGDGLPLDATVHYDENYNNAFWNGEQMVFGDGDGEIFLDFTIPIDVIGHELSHGVTQYTANLTYYGQPGALNESMSDVFGALIKQYTLGQTAAEADWLIGAGLLAPSVSGKALRSMKEPGSAYDDDVLGKDPQPATMDDYVRTGRDNGGVHINSGIPNHAFYLAATALGGNAWEKAGQVWYDVLTGGELSERAMFTDFAKLTVKAARERFGDGGEELQAVSKAWEQVGVRIQ, encoded by the coding sequence ATGACGACCAACGGGGGCTTCGAGCCCGTCTTCTGCACCGTCGTACCGCCGCACGTCCTCGACAAGCTGGCCCGGAACGACGACCCCGCACTTTCCGGCCCCGCCCGCCGGACCCTGATGCGCGACAGCGAGCTGCGCGGCAGGCGTCGCGTCACGACCGAGTTCGCCCTCGCGGCCGCCCCGGCGGAGAAGGCACCGTCGGACCAGCCGCTGCGCACCATCTACGACGCCCAGCACCGGACCTCCCTGCCCGGCACCAAGGTCCGCGGAGAGGGCGCGGACCCCGGCCAGGACGCCACGGTCAACCGCGCCTACTCCGGCCTCGGCGCCACCTTCGAGCTCTTCCTCAAGGCGTACGCCCGCCACTCGATCGACGGCGACGGGCTGCCCCTGGACGCCACCGTCCACTACGACGAGAACTACAACAACGCCTTCTGGAACGGCGAGCAGATGGTGTTCGGCGACGGGGACGGCGAGATCTTCCTCGACTTCACCATCCCGATCGACGTCATCGGCCACGAGCTCAGCCACGGCGTCACCCAGTACACGGCCAACCTGACGTACTACGGCCAGCCGGGCGCCCTGAACGAGTCCATGTCGGACGTCTTCGGCGCGCTGATCAAGCAGTACACGCTCGGCCAGACCGCCGCCGAGGCCGACTGGCTGATCGGCGCGGGCCTGCTGGCGCCCAGCGTCTCCGGCAAGGCCCTGCGCTCCATGAAGGAGCCGGGCAGCGCGTACGACGACGACGTCCTCGGCAAGGACCCGCAGCCCGCGACCATGGACGACTACGTCCGCACCGGCCGCGACAACGGCGGCGTCCACATCAACTCCGGCATCCCCAACCACGCCTTCTACCTGGCCGCCACCGCGCTCGGCGGCAACGCCTGGGAGAAGGCGGGGCAGGTCTGGTACGACGTCCTGACCGGCGGCGAGCTGTCGGAGCGGGCCATGTTCACCGACTTCGCCAAGCTGACCGTCAAGGCAGCCCGCGAGCGCTTCGGCGACGGCGGCGAGGAGCTCCAGGCCGTGTCGAAGGCGTGGGAGCAGGTCGGGGTGCGGATCCAGTAA